The Rhodococcus triatomae genome includes a window with the following:
- a CDS encoding dolichyl-phosphate-mannose--protein mannosyltransferase yields MLSDARPSPPGHESSVTSPAPRVPLPDFGPVDRLRGWIVTLFLTAVAAITRFTMLNYPTDAGTPVFDEKHYAPQGWQVLTGGGIEDNPGYGLVVHPPVGKQMIAIGEALFGYNGWGWRFSAAVAGTLLVLLVIRIVRRLSRSTLIGALAGILMIADGVTFVSSRLGMLDIFLALFVVAALGCLVVDRDQVRERMARVHAEGRIAVTDWGPRLGVRWWRFGAGVLLGLACGTKWSGVYFIVFFGLLSVAFDVSARRAYGVRRPWFGTALRDIGPALYALVLVPLGVYLATYWAWFASEVGVDRHAVGNQIGTDGTWSFVPDALRSLWYYSGNVLTFHSGLTNSAGNVHPWESKPWTWPMGLRPMLYYFADGEQVTGCDASSCVKAIMLIGTPALWWLAVPMLAWALWQTLVRRDWRYATVLTGYAAAYLPWFATLDRQMYYFYAVALAPFLVMGMALVLGDILGKANASLERRSTGLLAVCLYVGLVVANFVWLWPILTALPITPETWQQQLWLPSWR; encoded by the coding sequence ATGCTGTCGGATGCGCGCCCCAGTCCCCCCGGGCACGAGTCGTCGGTCACCTCTCCCGCACCGCGGGTACCGCTGCCGGACTTCGGTCCGGTCGACCGTCTCCGCGGATGGATCGTCACCCTCTTCCTCACCGCGGTCGCCGCGATCACCCGGTTCACGATGCTGAACTACCCGACCGATGCCGGCACCCCGGTCTTCGACGAGAAGCACTACGCGCCGCAGGGCTGGCAGGTACTCACCGGCGGCGGTATCGAGGACAACCCCGGCTACGGGCTGGTGGTCCACCCTCCGGTCGGCAAGCAGATGATCGCGATCGGCGAGGCGCTGTTCGGCTACAACGGCTGGGGCTGGCGATTCTCCGCCGCTGTCGCCGGAACGCTCCTGGTGCTGCTGGTGATTCGGATCGTCCGACGGCTGAGCCGGTCGACGCTGATCGGTGCGCTCGCCGGGATCCTGATGATCGCCGACGGGGTGACGTTCGTGTCGTCCCGCCTCGGAATGCTCGACATCTTCCTCGCGCTGTTCGTCGTCGCCGCCCTCGGCTGCCTCGTCGTCGACCGCGATCAAGTACGCGAACGCATGGCCCGGGTCCACGCCGAAGGACGGATCGCGGTCACCGACTGGGGTCCGCGGCTGGGTGTGCGCTGGTGGCGATTCGGGGCCGGGGTACTCCTGGGCCTGGCCTGCGGTACGAAGTGGTCCGGGGTCTACTTCATCGTCTTCTTCGGCCTCCTCAGCGTCGCGTTCGACGTCTCCGCCCGACGCGCGTACGGGGTGCGACGGCCCTGGTTCGGCACCGCACTGCGCGACATCGGGCCTGCGCTGTACGCGCTCGTACTCGTCCCGCTCGGCGTCTACCTGGCGACGTACTGGGCGTGGTTCGCCAGCGAGGTCGGCGTGGACCGGCACGCGGTGGGCAACCAGATCGGTACCGACGGCACCTGGTCCTTCGTCCCGGACGCCCTGCGCTCGCTCTGGTACTACAGCGGCAACGTCCTGACGTTCCATTCCGGGCTCACGAACTCGGCCGGCAACGTACACCCGTGGGAGTCGAAACCGTGGACGTGGCCGATGGGGCTGCGGCCGATGCTCTACTACTTCGCCGACGGCGAGCAGGTCACCGGCTGCGACGCGTCGAGTTGCGTCAAGGCGATCATGCTGATCGGCACGCCGGCACTGTGGTGGCTCGCCGTCCCCATGCTGGCGTGGGCCCTGTGGCAGACCCTCGTCCGCCGCGACTGGCGTTACGCCACGGTCCTCACCGGGTACGCCGCCGCCTACCTGCCGTGGTTCGCCACCCTCGACCGGCAGATGTACTACTTCTACGCGGTCGCGCTCGCCCCGTTCCTGGTGATGGGGATGGCGCTGGTGCTCGGCGACATTCTCGGGAAGGCGAACGCGTCCCTCGAGCGCCGTTCCACGGGGCTGCTCGCGGTGTGTCTCTACGTGGGCCTGGTCGTGGCCAACTTCGTCTGGCTCTGGCCGATACTCACCGCGTTGCCGATCACTCCGGAGACGTGGCAGCAACAGCTGTGGCTGCCCAGCTGGCGCTGA
- a CDS encoding SDR family oxidoreductase — MTNTREKDHIHGAVIAVTGGARGIGRDIARQLAARGARVAIGDLDGDAATATADELSGELHGHRVDVADQASFRSFLEAVTAQWGAPDVVVANAGVMWVGPFDEEPEAAQRRQFDVNVHGVINAVKLAAPAMRARGSGHIVTVASAAAKLVPPGESTYAATKHAVLGYLTGVRAELRGSGVHISAIMPAVVDTELAAGTATGAAHMLQPADVARAVVSVIERPRFQVTVPRYIGPLVAVVGLLPQSLRDFALRRAVPNQVEAVRGDTSRRGYEQRVVDSGGHADPESRQIE, encoded by the coding sequence GTGACGAACACCCGTGAGAAAGACCACATCCACGGCGCCGTGATCGCCGTGACCGGCGGTGCGCGAGGGATCGGCCGCGACATCGCACGACAACTCGCGGCACGGGGTGCTCGGGTCGCGATCGGAGACCTCGACGGCGACGCGGCGACGGCCACCGCGGACGAGTTGTCCGGCGAGCTGCACGGCCACCGAGTCGACGTCGCCGATCAGGCGTCGTTCCGCAGCTTCCTCGAGGCCGTCACGGCGCAGTGGGGCGCACCGGACGTCGTGGTGGCCAACGCGGGAGTCATGTGGGTCGGCCCGTTCGACGAGGAACCCGAGGCGGCACAGCGACGCCAGTTCGACGTCAACGTGCACGGCGTGATCAACGCGGTGAAGCTCGCCGCCCCCGCGATGCGGGCCCGCGGATCCGGTCACATCGTCACGGTCGCCTCGGCCGCGGCCAAGCTGGTGCCGCCCGGCGAGTCCACCTACGCCGCCACCAAGCACGCCGTTCTCGGGTACCTCACGGGGGTTCGTGCGGAACTACGCGGCAGCGGGGTCCACATCTCCGCGATCATGCCCGCCGTCGTCGACACCGAACTCGCCGCGGGAACGGCCACCGGGGCGGCGCACATGCTCCAGCCCGCCGACGTCGCCCGCGCCGTCGTCTCGGTGATCGAACGTCCCCGATTCCAGGTGACCGTGCCGCGCTACATCGGCCCACTCGTCGCCGTCGTCGGCCTGCTCCCCCAGTCACTGCGCGACTTCGCCCTGCGCCGCGCCGTTCCGAACCAGGTGGAAGCGGTCCGCGGCGACACATCGCGCCGTGGCTACGAACAGCGCGTCGTCGACTCGGGAGGCCACGCCGACCCGGAATCACGGCAGATAGAGTAG
- a CDS encoding TatD family hydrolase, which translates to MSADRPAPALPAPLAPLVDAHTHLDACGATDAAGVKEIVDRAAGVGVGRVVTVADDLDAARFAVDAAHWDDRVFAAVAIHPTRADVLDEATRREIEHLAGDPRVVAVGETGLDYFWPGKLDGCAEVDEQIEGFRWHIDLAKRLGKTLMIHNRDADADVLRVLREEGAPETVVFHCFSSGPETARECIDAGYVLSFAGTVSFKNAKALREAAPLVPPGQLLLETDAPFLTPHPFRGAPNEPYCLPYTARALAELRGEDAEELARAATSTAERVYGWGQLRD; encoded by the coding sequence ATGAGCGCAGATCGTCCCGCCCCGGCCCTGCCCGCACCGCTGGCTCCACTCGTCGACGCGCACACGCACCTCGATGCGTGCGGTGCCACCGACGCGGCCGGGGTGAAGGAGATCGTCGACCGGGCCGCCGGCGTCGGAGTGGGCCGCGTGGTGACGGTGGCGGACGATCTCGATGCGGCGCGGTTCGCGGTGGACGCGGCGCACTGGGACGACCGGGTCTTCGCCGCGGTGGCCATCCACCCCACGCGGGCCGACGTGCTGGACGAGGCCACCCGCCGCGAGATCGAACACCTCGCCGGCGATCCGCGCGTGGTCGCGGTGGGGGAGACGGGGCTCGACTACTTCTGGCCGGGAAAACTCGACGGCTGCGCCGAGGTCGACGAGCAGATCGAGGGCTTCCGCTGGCACATCGACCTGGCCAAGCGGCTGGGCAAGACGCTGATGATCCACAACCGGGACGCGGACGCCGACGTCCTGCGCGTACTGCGGGAGGAGGGAGCGCCGGAGACGGTGGTCTTCCACTGTTTCTCCTCGGGGCCGGAGACCGCGCGTGAGTGCATCGACGCGGGCTACGTCCTCAGCTTCGCCGGCACGGTGAGCTTCAAGAACGCCAAGGCGCTGCGTGAGGCCGCACCGCTGGTGCCGCCGGGGCAATTGCTCCTGGAGACCGACGCGCCGTTCCTGACGCCGCACCCGTTCCGGGGTGCCCCGAACGAGCCCTACTGCCTGCCGTACACGGCCCGTGCGCTCGCCGAGTTGCGCGGAGAGGACGCGGAGGAACTCGCCCGCGCTGCTACATCGACCGCGGAGCGGGTATACGGATGGGGACAGCTCCGCGATTAA
- a CDS encoding GntR family transcriptional regulator: protein MDIQIDPSAPQAPFDQLRLQIIAQVRGGQLIAGTKIPTVRALAAEIGLAPNTVAKAYRELAEAGVIETRGKQGTFIASAGDPTRARAERAATELVRDLRALGLRDSEVLDLVAAALRGA, encoded by the coding sequence GTGGACATCCAGATCGACCCCAGTGCGCCGCAGGCCCCGTTCGATCAGCTTCGGCTGCAGATCATCGCCCAGGTGAGAGGCGGGCAGTTGATCGCGGGCACCAAGATCCCGACGGTCCGGGCACTGGCCGCGGAGATCGGTCTCGCGCCGAACACCGTCGCCAAGGCCTATCGCGAACTGGCGGAGGCGGGTGTCATCGAAACCCGGGGGAAGCAGGGCACATTCATCGCCTCGGCGGGGGACCCGACCCGGGCCCGTGCGGAGCGGGCCGCGACGGAACTGGTCCGCGACCTGCGTGCTCTCGGACTCCGGGACAGCGAGGTACTCGACCTGGTCGCGGCGGCGTTGCGAGGCGCATGA
- a CDS encoding DoxX family protein, which yields MKTPVVPSIGILIARIGIGVIFLAHGLQKFRVWGLDGTAASFEQMEVPAPTASAYAAAFIETIGGIALIAGLLVPLAGILLFLVMAGAFFIVHIDNGIWVADGGYELVLALGMGALLLAAVGAGKFSLDAILFRGRSRVSA from the coding sequence ATGAAGACTCCCGTCGTCCCCAGCATCGGCATCCTCATCGCCCGCATCGGCATCGGCGTCATCTTCCTCGCGCACGGACTGCAGAAGTTCCGGGTGTGGGGGCTGGACGGCACGGCCGCGTCCTTCGAACAGATGGAGGTTCCGGCCCCCACGGCGAGTGCGTACGCCGCCGCGTTCATCGAGACCATCGGTGGTATCGCCCTGATCGCCGGCTTGCTCGTCCCCCTCGCCGGAATCCTGCTGTTCCTGGTGATGGCGGGCGCGTTCTTCATTGTGCACATCGACAACGGCATCTGGGTCGCCGACGGCGGATACGAACTGGTCCTGGCCCTCGGTATGGGCGCGTTGCTGCTCGCCGCGGTCGGCGCCGGCAAGTTCAGCCTCGACGCGATCCTGTTCCGCGGTCGCTCCCGCGTCTCCGCCTGA
- a CDS encoding RNA polymerase sigma-70 factor, whose amino-acid sequence MNAADLFAEYRPLLFTVAYEITGSATDAEDVLQESYLRVTEVDTDTVDNVRAYLAQVVTRQSLNLLRSARRRREEYVGNWLPEPVRTGPDAAADVLLAESVSVAMLLVLETLGPDERAVFVLREVFGFGYDEIAQSIGKNTAAARQIGHRAREHVRARRKRFDPPDAETEKITGKFLEVGLTGDVQGLMDLLAPDAVQLSDGGGKVSAARVPVVGAERVARFVAGLVRIGLPDMRVESTRLNAMPALLVYSAEVLDVAMMFEVTGGLITGLYMVRNPDKLTGLGRDVVLAR is encoded by the coding sequence GTGAACGCCGCGGACCTGTTCGCCGAGTACCGACCGCTGCTGTTCACCGTCGCGTACGAGATCACCGGCTCCGCCACCGATGCGGAGGACGTACTCCAGGAGAGCTACCTTCGGGTCACGGAGGTGGATACCGACACCGTCGACAACGTCCGCGCCTACCTTGCCCAGGTCGTCACCCGACAGTCGCTCAACCTGCTGCGCAGCGCCCGGCGGCGCCGCGAGGAGTACGTGGGCAACTGGCTCCCCGAGCCGGTGCGCACCGGCCCCGACGCGGCCGCCGACGTGCTGCTGGCCGAATCGGTCTCGGTGGCCATGCTTCTGGTGCTCGAGACGCTCGGACCCGACGAACGCGCCGTGTTCGTGCTTCGGGAGGTCTTCGGATTCGGGTACGACGAGATCGCGCAGTCGATCGGGAAGAACACCGCCGCCGCACGGCAGATCGGTCACCGTGCACGCGAACACGTTCGGGCTCGACGCAAGCGGTTCGATCCGCCCGACGCCGAGACCGAGAAGATCACCGGCAAGTTCCTCGAGGTGGGGCTGACCGGAGACGTGCAGGGGCTCATGGATCTGCTCGCCCCGGACGCGGTGCAACTCTCCGACGGCGGCGGAAAGGTCTCCGCAGCACGAGTTCCCGTCGTCGGCGCCGAGCGAGTGGCACGTTTCGTCGCCGGCCTCGTCCGGATCGGCCTGCCCGACATGCGGGTCGAATCCACCCGTCTCAACGCGATGCCCGCGCTGCTGGTGTACTCCGCGGAGGTGCTGGACGTGGCGATGATGTTCGAGGTGACCGGGGGCTTGATCACCGGCCTCTACATGGTCCGCAATCCGGACAAACTGACCGGCCTCGGACGGGACGTCGTCCTGGCGCGGTGA
- a CDS encoding NAD(P)/FAD-dependent oxidoreductase has protein sequence MTRNVIVLGGGYAGTMAANRILATGRDDVTVTVVNARPRFVERIRLHQVAAGTASGEQEFDDLLHPAARVRIATAQRIVGRVIEIEGGERLPFDILVLAVGSRGRPLVEGALDVSDHGEASRAREILAGLPAGEWVSVIGGGLTALETVTEIAETHPRLRVRLVADTPPVAGIPARTRRKMLRRLDRLDVEVVTGKATRTQHARLELADGAGFDSACTLWAAGAQAPDLARVSGFTVDRFGRMVTDDALVSVDRPDVVGVGDAALPPQAPRPSCQAALPMGAHGAETVLALLDGTAPTRFDLGFVAQCVSLGRHYGVVQPTHRDDTLRPTALRGRIGAVGKEQVVRMTLRWIRKQRSARDAYSWPHGGPDASEPTGTAVR, from the coding sequence ATGACCAGGAACGTGATCGTGCTGGGCGGTGGATACGCCGGCACGATGGCAGCCAACCGGATACTCGCCACAGGGCGTGACGACGTGACCGTCACCGTCGTCAATGCCCGGCCACGATTCGTCGAGCGCATCCGCCTACACCAGGTCGCCGCGGGAACGGCGAGCGGCGAGCAGGAGTTCGACGATCTGCTCCACCCCGCCGCCCGGGTGCGGATCGCGACAGCGCAGCGCATCGTCGGCAGGGTGATCGAGATCGAAGGCGGCGAACGGTTGCCGTTCGACATCCTCGTCCTCGCCGTCGGGTCGCGGGGCAGGCCCCTCGTCGAGGGAGCCCTCGACGTCTCCGACCACGGCGAGGCCTCCCGGGCTCGGGAGATCCTGGCCGGGCTCCCGGCGGGAGAGTGGGTGAGCGTGATCGGCGGCGGTCTGACCGCCCTCGAAACCGTTACCGAGATCGCCGAGACGCACCCTCGCCTTCGGGTGCGCCTCGTCGCCGACACACCCCCGGTCGCGGGTATTCCGGCACGAACCCGGCGAAAGATGCTGCGACGGTTGGACCGCCTGGACGTCGAGGTGGTCACGGGCAAGGCCACGCGAACCCAGCACGCTCGGCTGGAGCTTGCCGACGGGGCGGGATTCGATTCCGCGTGCACGCTGTGGGCGGCAGGTGCCCAGGCACCCGACCTCGCCCGGGTCAGCGGATTCACGGTCGACCGTTTCGGTCGGATGGTCACCGACGACGCTCTCGTGTCCGTCGACCGCCCAGACGTCGTCGGCGTGGGCGACGCAGCCCTGCCGCCGCAGGCACCGCGCCCGAGTTGCCAGGCAGCACTACCGATGGGCGCGCACGGCGCCGAAACGGTCCTGGCCCTGCTCGACGGCACGGCACCCACCCGATTCGATCTCGGATTCGTCGCGCAGTGCGTCTCGCTGGGACGGCACTACGGTGTCGTCCAGCCGACGCATCGCGACGACACCCTCCGCCCGACAGCGCTCCGTGGCAGGATCGGAGCCGTGGGCAAGGAGCAGGTGGTGCGGATGACGCTGCGGTGGATTCGCAAGCAGCGCAGCGCCCGCGACGCCTACAGCTGGCCGCACGGTGGACCGGACGCGAGCGAACCGACGGGCACCGCGGTCCGGTGA
- a CDS encoding DUF2786 domain-containing protein — translation MFDGEVGAQAVAVVEEALAALDDIYERGWQPADLLHVARRSGDYDHTDLTAGLVLHHARCARAHERAPWEWVGQLRSAEEQHPRAAQVATGEQSPRALAARLLFEDPYHSVDEIRLLALTWRCAGSWQLLDDPPSRWPHHRVDDTSAAGRARSADPKLLNRIRGLLAKAEATDFAEEAETFTAKAQELMSRYSIGVAMLAGERGENPTVRARRIHLENPYVKEKVHLLSEIAAANRVRVVWADTLATATVVGTPVDLEQVDVLFTSLLLQATRAMQHSDAGSRKGSRTTSFRKAFLAGYAARIGQRLRDADTRATLEAADAARISVDDLLPVLADTSAAVDAEFQRLFPVTRAKRTGRSVDAEGWYAGRAAADEARLAAGG, via the coding sequence ATGTTCGACGGCGAGGTCGGCGCGCAGGCCGTGGCGGTCGTGGAGGAGGCACTCGCGGCCCTCGACGATATCTACGAACGTGGTTGGCAGCCGGCCGATCTCCTCCATGTGGCCCGCCGGTCCGGCGACTACGACCACACCGATCTGACGGCGGGGCTGGTGCTGCACCACGCCCGATGCGCCCGGGCGCACGAGCGCGCGCCGTGGGAGTGGGTCGGCCAGCTCCGATCCGCCGAGGAGCAGCATCCCCGCGCTGCGCAGGTGGCCACCGGCGAGCAGTCCCCGCGGGCGCTCGCGGCGAGGCTGTTGTTCGAGGATCCGTATCACTCGGTGGACGAGATCAGGCTGCTGGCACTCACCTGGCGGTGCGCCGGTTCGTGGCAGCTTCTGGACGATCCCCCCTCCCGGTGGCCGCACCACCGAGTCGACGACACCAGCGCCGCGGGCCGCGCCCGGAGCGCGGATCCGAAGCTGCTCAACCGAATCCGCGGCCTGCTCGCCAAGGCCGAGGCCACGGATTTCGCCGAGGAGGCGGAGACCTTCACCGCCAAGGCTCAGGAACTGATGTCCCGCTATTCGATCGGTGTCGCGATGCTCGCGGGCGAGCGTGGCGAGAATCCCACCGTCCGTGCGCGGCGCATCCACCTGGAGAACCCGTACGTGAAGGAGAAGGTGCATCTCCTCAGCGAGATCGCCGCCGCCAACCGAGTGCGCGTGGTCTGGGCGGACACTCTGGCCACCGCGACGGTGGTGGGCACGCCGGTGGATCTCGAGCAGGTCGACGTGCTGTTCACGTCGCTGCTGCTGCAGGCCACCCGGGCGATGCAACACTCCGACGCCGGCTCCCGCAAGGGCAGCCGCACCACGTCGTTCCGGAAGGCGTTCCTGGCCGGATATGCAGCCCGGATCGGCCAGCGCCTGCGCGACGCGGACACCCGCGCCACCCTCGAGGCCGCGGACGCGGCACGTATCAGCGTGGACGATCTGCTGCCGGTCCTGGCCGACACCTCCGCGGCGGTGGACGCCGAGTTCCAGCGCCTGTTCCCGGTGACACGCGCCAAGCGCACCGGCCGGTCGGTGGACGCCGAGGGCTGGTATGCCGGGCGCGCCGCGGCGGACGAGGCACGGCTGGCCGCGGGCGGCTGA
- the rsmI gene encoding 16S rRNA (cytidine(1402)-2'-O)-methyltransferase, translating to MTGRLVLAATPMGNVDDASPRLREALGGADVVAAEDTRRTRSLASALDVSITGKVVSFYDQVETARLPALVADVAAGKTVLLVTDAGMPSVSDPGYRLVAACVAEELAVTCLPGPSAVTTALALSGLPVERFCFDGFPPRKSGQRKAWLRTLRTEQRAVVFFEAPHRLADSLADAVEVLGGERRAAVCRELTKTYEQVRRGTLAELAEWAADGVRGEITVVLEGATMVAAEPEDLVDDVERLVADGTRLKDACALVATEGVSKRELYDAVLAARR from the coding sequence ATGACTGGTCGTCTGGTGCTCGCGGCAACTCCGATGGGAAACGTGGACGACGCGTCGCCGAGGCTGCGTGAGGCGCTCGGTGGCGCCGACGTGGTCGCGGCCGAGGACACCCGCCGGACCAGGTCGCTGGCTTCCGCACTGGATGTCAGCATCACCGGCAAGGTGGTCAGTTTCTACGATCAGGTGGAAACCGCGCGGCTCCCGGCTCTGGTCGCCGACGTCGCAGCCGGAAAGACGGTCCTGCTGGTCACCGACGCGGGCATGCCGTCGGTGAGCGATCCGGGGTACCGCCTCGTCGCCGCCTGCGTGGCGGAGGAGTTGGCCGTGACCTGTCTCCCCGGACCGTCCGCGGTGACCACGGCGCTGGCACTGTCGGGCCTGCCGGTCGAGCGTTTCTGTTTCGACGGCTTCCCGCCCCGCAAGTCCGGCCAGCGGAAGGCCTGGCTGCGCACGCTGCGCACCGAGCAGCGTGCGGTGGTGTTCTTCGAGGCCCCGCACCGACTCGCGGACTCGCTCGCCGACGCCGTCGAGGTCCTCGGCGGCGAGCGGCGGGCCGCCGTGTGCCGCGAACTGACGAAGACGTACGAACAGGTGCGTCGCGGGACGCTCGCCGAGCTCGCCGAGTGGGCCGCGGACGGCGTTCGGGGTGAGATCACCGTCGTCCTCGAGGGCGCGACGATGGTCGCCGCCGAACCGGAGGACCTCGTCGACGACGTCGAACGGCTCGTCGCCGACGGCACCCGGCTCAAGGATGCCTGCGCTCTCGTCGCCACCGAGGGTGTGTCCAAACGCGAGCTCTACGACGCCGTCCTCGCCGCCCGTCGGTAG
- the metG gene encoding methionine--tRNA ligase, producing MTAAAHPHRPPFYITTAIAYPNGAPHIGHAYEYISSDAIARFKRLDGHEVFFLTGTDEHGLKMQQTATREGIHVRDLAARNSDNFQALDKALNISYDRFIRTTDADHHEASKAIWQKMVDAGDIYLDSYSGWYSVRDEAFYTEGETTLQDDGSRIATESGTPVEWTEESTYFFRLSRYQDRLLDLYESRPEFIAPTTRRNEIVSFVKGGLKDLSISRTTFDWGVPVPGDPEHVMYVWVDALTNYLTGVGYPDTDSAKFTTFWPANLHIIGKDITRFHTVYWPAFLMSAGIELPDRVFVHGFLYNKGEKMSKSVGNVVDPIAMVEQYGLDAVRFFLLREISYGQDGSYSHEAIVTRMNTDLANELGNLAQRSLSMVAKNCDGKVPVPGPMSGADEALLVQADALVDTVREHVDVQALHLALEAIWSVLGETNRYFSAQEPWVLRKTDPARMETVLYVTLEVVRIVGILVQPVMPDAAAKILDLVGQPENARQFTDLGKRLVPQTALPAPTGVFPRYVDED from the coding sequence ATGACTGCTGCAGCGCACCCCCACCGGCCCCCGTTCTACATCACGACGGCGATCGCGTACCCCAACGGCGCACCGCACATCGGCCATGCCTACGAGTACATCTCCTCGGACGCCATCGCCCGGTTCAAGCGCCTCGACGGTCACGAGGTCTTCTTCCTCACCGGCACGGACGAGCACGGGCTGAAGATGCAGCAGACGGCCACTCGCGAGGGCATCCACGTCCGCGACCTCGCCGCGCGCAACTCGGACAACTTCCAGGCGCTCGACAAGGCACTGAACATCTCGTACGACCGGTTCATCCGGACCACGGACGCGGACCACCACGAGGCCAGCAAGGCGATCTGGCAGAAGATGGTCGACGCCGGAGACATCTACCTCGACTCCTACTCGGGGTGGTACTCGGTGCGGGACGAGGCGTTCTACACCGAGGGCGAGACGACGCTGCAGGACGACGGCAGCCGGATCGCGACCGAGTCGGGGACCCCGGTGGAGTGGACGGAGGAGTCCACCTACTTCTTCCGCCTCTCCCGGTACCAGGATCGCCTGCTCGATCTCTACGAGAGCCGGCCGGAGTTCATCGCCCCCACCACCCGGCGCAACGAGATCGTCAGCTTCGTCAAGGGCGGGCTGAAGGACCTCTCGATCTCCCGGACCACCTTCGACTGGGGCGTCCCGGTCCCCGGCGATCCCGAGCACGTGATGTACGTCTGGGTGGACGCGCTCACCAACTACCTCACCGGGGTCGGCTACCCGGACACCGATTCGGCGAAGTTCACGACGTTCTGGCCGGCGAACCTGCACATCATCGGCAAGGACATCACCCGGTTCCACACCGTGTACTGGCCTGCGTTCCTCATGTCCGCGGGCATCGAACTGCCGGACCGGGTGTTCGTCCACGGATTCCTCTACAACAAGGGCGAGAAGATGTCGAAGTCGGTCGGCAACGTCGTCGACCCGATCGCGATGGTGGAACAGTACGGGCTCGACGCCGTCCGCTTCTTCCTGCTGCGCGAGATCTCCTACGGGCAGGACGGCAGCTACAGCCACGAGGCGATCGTCACGCGGATGAACACCGATCTGGCGAACGAACTGGGCAACCTCGCCCAGCGTTCGCTGTCGATGGTGGCCAAGAACTGCGACGGCAAGGTGCCGGTGCCGGGGCCGATGTCCGGCGCGGACGAGGCGCTGCTGGTGCAGGCCGACGCCCTCGTGGACACCGTGCGTGAACATGTCGACGTCCAGGCCCTGCACTTGGCGCTGGAGGCGATCTGGTCGGTCCTCGGGGAGACGAACCGGTACTTCTCGGCACAGGAGCCGTGGGTACTGCGCAAGACCGACCCGGCGCGCATGGAGACCGTCCTGTACGTGACGCTCGAGGTGGTGCGGATCGTGGGCATCCTGGTGCAGCCGGTGATGCCCGACGCCGCCGCGAAGATCCTCGACCTGGTCGGCCAGCCCGAGAACGCGCGTCAGTTCACGGACCTCGGTAAGCGGCTGGTGCCGCAGACCGCGCTTCCGGCCCCGACCGGGGTCTTCCCGCGTTACGTCGACGAGGACTGA
- a CDS encoding amino acid ABC transporter ATP-binding protein: MTAPNESSPVTAEPKIRVRGLKKAFGDNLVLDGIDIDIASGEVVCVIGPSGSGKSTFLRCLNRLEDITGGSVIVDGTDVSDPKVDIDRVRQHIGMVFQHFNLFPHMTAVENVMLGPVQTKTATKDEARERAVRLLGQVGLAEKVDARPAQLSGGQKQRVAIARALAMQPEVMLFDEATSALDPEMVGEVLQVLRDLAQGGMTMVVVTHEMGFAREVSDRVIFMADGNIVEEAPPAALFGDPQQPRTRDFLAKVL; this comes from the coding sequence ATGACCGCGCCGAACGAGTCGTCACCGGTGACGGCCGAACCCAAGATCCGCGTCCGCGGCCTGAAGAAGGCCTTCGGCGACAACTTGGTCCTGGACGGAATCGACATCGACATCGCCTCCGGCGAGGTCGTGTGCGTCATCGGCCCGTCCGGCTCCGGGAAGAGCACCTTCCTCCGCTGCCTCAACCGCCTCGAGGACATCACCGGCGGCTCGGTGATCGTCGACGGCACCGATGTGAGCGATCCCAAGGTGGACATCGACCGGGTACGCCAGCACATCGGCATGGTGTTCCAGCACTTCAATCTGTTTCCGCACATGACAGCCGTCGAGAACGTGATGCTGGGCCCGGTGCAGACCAAGACAGCGACCAAGGACGAGGCCCGCGAGCGCGCCGTACGCCTGCTCGGTCAGGTCGGTCTCGCGGAGAAGGTCGACGCGAGACCGGCCCAGCTGTCGGGCGGACAGAAGCAGCGGGTGGCCATCGCCCGCGCGCTCGCGATGCAGCCCGAGGTCATGCTCTTCGACGAGGCCACCAGTGCTCTGGACCCGGAGATGGTCGGCGAGGTACTCCAGGTCCTCCGCGACCTCGCACAGGGCGGCATGACGATGGTCGTCGTCACCCACGAGATGGGGTTCGCGCGTGAGGTCTCGGACCGGGTGATCTTCATGGCCGACGGGAACATCGTGGAGGAGGCGCCGCCGGCCGCCCTCTTCGGCGACCCCCAGCAACCACGCACGCGGGACTTCCTCGCGAAGGTGCTCTGA